A segment of the Gouania willdenowi unplaced genomic scaffold, fGouWil2.1 scaffold_51_arrow_ctg1, whole genome shotgun sequence genome:
GTACCAATAAATACCGTTACTGTAACGCTCCTCCCTCTGTCCGCAGCCTTCTCTCCGGGGACCGACGCCTCCGACTCGGACTTCTTCTCCGACTTCAGTGACTGTTCGTCGGAcactctctccccctccctcggCTACACCGGGAGCTTCTTCTCGGAACCGGAGCCAGTCCCGGTTCCGGTGGGTCTGAGCAGCACGGCGGACGCCATCCTAACGATGATCACTGAGATCGTGGGAATCTGTACCGAGATGGAGCAGCAACAGAGCCCCCCCCCACCctgcacccccccacccccggtaCTTCCGGTGCTCCCGGTGAAAACGGAGCTCGTGAGCTCCAGCTGCAGCGGCGCGGGCCCGGTGCCGCCCCCGGTCCCGTTACCGGAGCCTCTGGAGCTGAAGGTGGAGCCTCTGGAGGCTCCGCCCATCAACAGCTACGTCATCAGGACAGACACGCCCTCCACCGTGGACGCGCACCTGCTCTCCTCGCTCCTGCAGGGCGCGTTCCCGATCATCAGCAACATGCACGCGCAGGGCGCCCCCAAGCAGCAGGCGCGCAGGGCGGCGGGGGCGCGCGGCGGCGGCGCGCTCAAAGCTAAGCCGTTTACGTGCACCGTGCACGGCTGCGGACGCCGCTTCTCGCGCTCGGACGAGCTCAACCGGCACGTGCGCATCCACACGGGCCAGAAGCCATTCCGTTGTCTGATCTGCGCGCGCAGCTTCAGCCGCAGCGACCACCTGaccacgcacacgcgcacgcacaccgGGGAAAAGCCCTTCTCCTGTGACGTGTGCGGCAAGAGATTCGCGCGCAGCGACGAGAGGAAGAGGCACGGGCGCGTGCACGTCAAGCAGCAGCTGCGCGCGCAGATGATGGCCGCGTACTCGTTAGCCATGAACGCGCCTGGCGTCTAAACGGGAGGTGCGCGCTCCCGACTATCTGACCTGACGAGGATTTCAACCGTCTACGTGACGTCACACCTGAGGCTGTGTGACGTCACGCCTAAAGGAGGGCGTTCAGAGGGACGCATGCGTGACTCCAGCTCTGCAGGTGGCTGTGGGCGGAGCCTGAAGGAGGCGGGATTTACCTGAGGAGAGACTCACCTGTGTACAGTGTCTGCatgatgacgtcactgtgtgAAGGTCATGTGACCAGCTTTTTATCCACAGCTCTATGTTTGTACCATATTCTATTTTTATAGTCCTGatgcattgtgggaaatgtgGTCCTGTCAGTGTGAGCTGAGCtgcatgaaataaacaaacaaacaaacactgtctGACTGTTGCTTAGCAACCCTGCTGCGCACACTACGAGGATGCAGTTGCTATGGTAACCTCAGGTTTCCCGCCCTCAGGTGGACAAATAGTAACACAGAGTTACacttattacattacatttattagatgctattaatgttttatttattattatttgtttgatCTCAACCAGCGTTATTAGAGctttaaatgttattattgaCGCACAAACGTCTGGATTATTGAACTTTAATCCTTTATTGATTAGTATTAAACTAAGTTGATGATGCTACACCTCCCCATAAACTATTTTACTGAGTCTATACTTTTCcttttattaatacatttatttatttatttatcatgatCTAAATCTTGCTGCTGGCCCCAAGGCatagttttattatttacatgttCTCACATGGAAAGTGTTGATAACAAATctggaatcctttattattattattattattattattaatattattagggggccaagcctgcAGGGCCAGGGGATGTAtagcatacgcggttcctaggacctgcggtgctaggaaccctattgtaatcgtaaggatttttattattttgaaatttatatttatatttatatttattattatgtttcccccggtaaaagtggtgctgcaggctaaaccgtacAAGGTAGGGCGATGCCCTTTGGGGGTGGGTCTAGACcaccttgaatagcactgaatcacctgggctaggccacgttattatgttgtgtaatcaagccagtatagtgacaagtgtgaagcttagctataatggtggtgtctgtgAACAGgaggaatgagtgaatggtaaaACCTAAAGCAGGTGTTtaggattaacgtgtctaaagttaagcccagtatgagttttatcccacatcccaaggcgtgccagtgcatcgtagaccagtatatgttcaaaaaccgctaccgcaaacccaggaactcccccgggcccgcagatgcagccaggccagcagaaagagcgggggccagggagccccaggccacccccccatggccgagcagccccccagacgcccccaagatcccacgCCCCCCACagacacatccgaggaagccccaagcagccgagcacccagcgcatcctgccaccgaccccaaggccccccgccagcatcccgccccaCACCCCCACTCACActcaagcacccaacccccgaggggagggcccagagagctccccgcccgagaccccagcagaggagtcaaggcccacgcccagcagacggccagagccacaccaaacgggcagccagcgggcgcccgccggcggGCCTATAGCCAgaagggaccggaccccaggccagaaggacccggaacagaagcagcaccgagagcagcgcgcCCATTGATGGCGACCACGCTCCAAGTcaccgagggcaccaaggggatgctgcaagttgccccgctggcccccaggcacaccgaccgagcaccccagagcgcgccagattgCCTTTCCCTGATGCCGCCCGCACGATGAGCCCTagacagcccccccccccccccccaccaaagggcccagccactcAGCACCACACCCGCAGGCATGGCAGGGCGCAGCCCGcaccaccaggccggcaccgcctGGGAACCTGAgaacctgatctaaagttgataaaataattgtattggctcaaaatatgtgcaaaaaattactgagtaaatttttctagctagctataaaaaatgcatctgttgcatatctcggtcaaaataattgttaacaccaaatctgagatccttggttggcatgtgactgtgggggtgtgagccagatttgaataatttacgccactagggggcactgcaattatgagaaatttatatctcctaaatgacacaaccgatttttaccaaatttggtggctATGACCTCGGGTCGCTCCTGGGACCATATCTCGAAGttaatcgcgattggtcaaagtgggcgtggtttattactacataacaaataaataaacaaacctttatttcagctgaagtaatttgttgagggctgtgaaatttacagggtaaccatAGAAGAGctcacagatcacccataccaaaaagtgcaccactaggtggcgctgtaatgcaaatgcattttggcctgtaactttcacactttaaatcacatctccataaaattcatatccaccagttcacagcaaatgacacgttggcctgtgtcctgacgctcgccacgagcccgtcttccttcatgacgtacttccacgggctctgcgaaacctgggggcggagtcgcgcgggaaggcttggctccctttcataactgcttgcagttctagttgctgtttatgcactcttgttttattattctattgtgttgcacttgtacttttaccacaactctgtacagcactttgtgattttatctgtaaaaagcactttataaataaactgcttacttacttattattattattattattattattattattattttcattattattattcattatatttttaataatttatttttattattattatttttttgattatgattatgattgtttttgttgttattatatattattaataatgtattttaattattattaatgttaatgctaaataattttcttatagtaaacaattcaaactattattattttattttatgattcTATTTTTCTACAAACCATCAGAATGTATGAAATACACgtgtgaaattaaaaaatgtaaaatgtcatcaatgtttatttataatgtcaataataactataataataatacaataatgattataataataaagtaaagtcTGTTCTATCCTTGAATAGTTTATCTATGACGTACAGATGAAGGTTGTTGACGGCCTCGAGGGTCATGTGACGTTCAGccttcagagagagagagagagagcacgaGGACATCACAGGTTAgactcttcatcttcatcatcttcacaTTCCTGCCCTCTCTGTTTCCTgagctctgattggtcgacaTCAGATCTGAGATCAGGATGAAGATTCAGTCATGCTGAGttcgatgatgatgatgatgatgatgatgatgaagcagTCGCTCCTTTCTTCCTGCTCAATCAGGcggaacccccccccccacccccctttcAACACACAGCTGACCAATCACACGCTCAGGATGAATTATGTAGATCTGACCCACTTTCACTGTTTCCTCCTCCCTTTCCTCACTGAGCtgtttcttcctcctcctgcagGTGAACatgtcctcttcctcttcctcttcctcttcctccccctgGTTCTGTCCTCGCTGTGGGGAAGGCTGTAGGTTCTGGTCCGTACCTGATCTCCGGGCTCACCTGGTGAGCCTACACAGCCTGGACTCTCTGCTGCTTCTGTCTCAGGTAAAGTTCACTCACAtccacagggggcggggcttagcggagggtcacatgatcaacattaatgtcatcaTTAGAATAACTAAAGAACTGTTTGGTTTCTGAGTCATTGTTTGTGCTTTTATGTCTCTGTGTTTTGTTGCATTtggttttattgtgtatttaatgtgtcatttattattgagtgtgtgtgtgtgtgtgtctttaatgttattattgtgtGTCTTTGAGTTCTTTAAAGTGTTTCTCTGTCAGTTTGATGTTTCTCTTTCTGTTGCCGTGGTTACCGACCGCCACTTTGTTACCGACCGCCACaccaggttgtgtgtgtgtgtatttcaggCTCGGAGCAGGTCTGGATGTCTGGCTCTCCCTGCTCCGCCCACGGCACCCTGTCCGTCCTCCGTCTGTCTGGCTCCGCCCACGTCCGGCCCCCTGCTGCTGAGGCTGGGCCTGGGTTTGGACTCCATCATGTCCCGGGTGTTAGTGTGGGTGGAACAGAGGGCGACCCACAGGGTGGGCCGGCTGAGGACGAAGCTACAGAGGAAAGAGGCGGagctagagagagagaggcggAAAAGTGAGCGACTGAGGGGtgagaaacaggaagtggaggAGAGAGCGGTTTACCTGTCCCgacaggtgggcggagccagaaGCTTGCTGTCTGTATCTGTAACTGTatctgtaactgtaactgtctgtgtctgtaactGTGTCTGTAACTgtaacagtaacagtaacagtaactgtctgtgtctgtgtctgtgtctgtaactgtaaaagtctgtgtctgtgtctgtaactGTGTCTGTAACTGTGTATGTaactgtctgtgtctgtagctGTAACTgtctgtaactgtaactgtctgtgtctgtgtctgtaactGTGTCTGTAACTGTgtctgtaactgtaactgtctgtgtctgtaactgtaactgtaactgtaactgtctgtgtctgtaactgtctgtgtctgtaactgtctgtgtctgtaactgtaactgtctgtgtctgtaactGTGTCTGTAactgtctgtgtctgtaactgtctgtgtctgtaactGCAACtgcaactgtaactgtaactgtaactgtctgcgtctgtaactgtaactgtgtcTGTAACTGTGTCTGTAACTGTGTCTGtaactgtctgtgtctgtgtctgtgtctgtaactGTGTCTGTAACTGTgtctgtaactgtaactgtctgtgtctgtaactgtaactgtctgtgtctgtgtctgtgtctgtgtctgtgtctgtaactGTAACTGCAACTGCAACTGCAACTGCAACTGTAACTGTCTGCgtctgtaactgtaactgtaactgtgtcTGTAACTGTGTCTGtaactgtctgtgtctgtgtctgtgtctgcgaCTGCAACTGCAACTGCAACtgcaactgtaactgtaactgtctgcgtctgtgtctgtgtctgtaactgtctgtgtctgtaactgtaactgtctgtgtctgtaactgtctgtgtctgtgtctgtaactGCAACtgcaactgtaactgtaactgtaactgcaACTGCAACTGCAACTGCAACTGTAactgtctgtgtctgtaactgtaactgtaactgtaactgcaACTGTCTGTAACTGCAACTGCAACTGTAactgtctgtgtctgtaactgtaactgtaactgcaACTGTCTGTAACTGCAACTGTCTGTAACTGCAACTGTCTGTAACTGCAACTGTCTGTAACtgcaactgtaactgtaactgcaACTGTAactgtctgtgtctgtaactgtaactgtaactgtaactgtctGTAACTGCAACTGCAACTGCAACtgcaactgtaactgtaactgtctgtgtctgtgtctgtaactgtctgtgtctgtaactgtctgtgtctgtaactgtctgtgtctgtaactGTCGGTgtctgtaactgtaactgtaactgtaactgtaacagtctgtctgtaactgtaactgtcgTCAGATTTCTGCAGCTCTGGAAATGACTCGACAGCTGAAGGTGGAGCTTTCAGGAAAAGAGGAGGAGCTTAGTCAGCATCAGAGGTTATTATTTATGGATGTGTTTATTTACAGCAGGTGATTGGCTGACCGTGTGtgtgactttgtgtgtgtgtgtgtgtgtgtgtgactttgtgtgtgtgtgtgtgtgcctggctgactgtgtgtgtgtgactttgtgtgtgtgtctgactttgtgtgtgtgtctgtgtgcgtgggactttgtgtgtgtgtgtgtgtgtgcgtggctgactgtgtgtgtgtgactttgtgtgtgtgtgtgtgcgtggctgactgtgtgtgtgtgactttgtgtgtgtgtgtgtgtgtgtgtgtgactttgtgtgtgtgtgtctgtgcgtggctgactgtgtgtgtgtgtgtgtgtgtgtgtgtgtgtgtgactttgtgtgtgtgtgtctgtgcgtggctgactgtgtgtgtgtgactttgtgtgtgtgtgtgtgtgcgtggctgactgtgtgtgtgtgactttgtgtgtgtgtgtgtgtgtgtgtgtgtgtgtgtgtgtgtgactttgtgtgtgtgtgtctgtgcgtggctgactgtgtgtgtgtgactttgtgtgtgtgtgtgtgtgtgcgtggctgactgtgtgtgtgtgactttgtgtgtgtgtgtgtgtgtgcgtggctgactatgtgtgtgtgactttgtgtgtgtgtgtgtgtgtgtgcgtggctgactgtgtgtgtgtgactttgtgtgtgcgtggctgactgtgactgtgtgtgtgtgtgtgacttgtgtgtgtgtgtgtgcgtggctgactgtgtgtgtgtgactttgtgtgtctgtgtgtgtgtgtgtctgtgtgtgtgtgtgtgtgtgtgtgcgtggctgACTGtggctgactgtgtgtgtgtgtgtgtgtgtgtgcgtggctgactgtgtgtgtgtgtgtgtgtgtgtgcgtggctgactgtgtgtgtgtgtgtgtgtgcgtggctgactgtgtgtgtgtgtgtgtgtgtgtgtgtgtgcgtggctgactgtgtgtgtgtgtgtgtgtgcgtgtgcgtggcTGACTGTGTGTTTCAGACACATGGCGTTAGTGGAGCGTTTCCTGGTAGAGATGTCAGCGAGGGAGGCTGGTGCCAAACTACGACTACAGGTGCAGATGTTCACAATTTATGTTTagtgtaaatattttattcaaagttAAATCTTTAATGTTTCAGGTTTTTATCGAGTCACTATTGGAGCGTGTGGAGTGGGCGGAGTCACAGCTGTATGACATCACTTACAgcgctgatgacatcatcgtaAACAACATACAAGGAAGCATTGGAAACAAGgtgagaaaaagtaaaaatgttaaaGAACGTAAAGATTGTTAGTGAGCGTCTGTTTGTTCTGCAGAGGAGCTTCAGTGTGTCTGTACCTGGCCAACAGTACCTGAACGCATCACAGCACCACTACAGGTACCTGAACGCATCACAGCACCACTACAGGTACCTGAACGCATCACAGCACCACTACAGGTACCTGAACGCATCACAGCACCATTACAGGTACCTGAACGCATCACAGCACCACTACAGGTACCTGAACGCATCACAGCACCACTACAGGTACCTGAACGCATCACAACACCACTACAGGTACCTGAACGCATCACAGCACCACTACAGGTACCTGAACACATCACAGCACCATTACAGGTACCTGAACGCATCACAGCACCACAACAGGTACCTGAACGCATCACAGCACCATTACAGGTACCTGAACGCATCACAGCACCACTACAGGTACCTGAACGCATCACAGCACCACTACAGGTACCTGAACGCATCACAGCACCACTACAGGTACCTGAACGCATCACAGCACCACTACAGGTACCTGAACGCATCACAGCACCA
Coding sequences within it:
- the LOC114460562 gene encoding early growth response protein 2b-like; its protein translation is MLLQLNGCGTADRDLELGSPLCAAFSPGTDASDSDFFSDFSDCSSDTLSPSLGYTGSFFSEPEPVPVPVGLSSTADAILTMITEIVGICTEMEQQQSPPPPCTPPPPVLPVLPVKTELVSSSCSGAGPVPPPVPLPEPLELKVEPLEAPPINSYVIRTDTPSTVDAHLLSSLLQGAFPIISNMHAQGAPKQQARRAAGARGGGALKAKPFTCTVHGCGRRFSRSDELNRHVRIHTGQKPFRCLICARSFSRSDHLTTHTRTHTGEKPFSCDVCGKRFARSDERKRHGRVHVKQQLRAQMMAAYSLAMNAPGV
- the LOC114460567 gene encoding F-box only protein 41-like codes for the protein MSSSSSSSSSSPWFCPRCGEGCRFWSVPDLRAHLVSLHSLDSLLLLSQARSRSGCLALPAPPTAPCPSSVCLAPPTSGPLLLRLGLGLDSIMSRVLVWVEQRATHRVGRLRTKLQRKEAELERERRKSERLRGEKQEVEERAVYLSRQISAALEMTRQLKVELSGKEEELSQHQRHMALVERFLVEMSAREAGAKLRLQVFIESLLERVEWAESQLYDITYSADDIIVNNIQGSIGNKRSFSVSVPGQQYLNASQHHYRSRSASLGSRWEEPVERSHSDGAEVRGHLRRKLRQRSTEAEGAH